A stretch of Candidatus Purcelliella pentastirinorum DNA encodes these proteins:
- a CDS encoding DEAD/DEAH box helicase has product MNKTKLTFNDLKLNSNIIQALKDIGYIKPSPIQIACIPELIKGRDVLGIAQTGSGKTAAFALPFLNNINKKKKNIQILVLTPTRELAKQITNSFMKFAKYINNIKIISIYGGQKYETQLYLLRNKPQIIIGTPGRLLDHLKRKTINLSKTKKIIIDEADEMLKMGFIEDVEKIISKIKKRYQIALFSATMPNNIRNITYKFTKNPIEIKIKSNIQNIPDINQNYCIIYGRKNEALSRFLEIEKYEAVLIFVRTKNSTLKMTSFLEKKGYTCSPLNGDMNQISREKTLDKFKQGSLNILIATDIAARGLDVKRINLVINYDIPLDPKSYIHRIGRTGRAGRKGKSLLFVENKEKHLLNNIKKIIKLPLKKIELPKPELLSLHRQNKFINKIQKQLKSKNLEKYRILLTKLQKEKEIDIETFATILLILAQKEKPLLLSSDNIKHKKINKIYDKSKNNLMYLYKINLGIKDGVKIKKILNELKNKNNIKNNDIGRIKIFKSYSTIELSKNIKRKIKKNKNKIKIMNKITEIRLSKRRYKKNNKNNKLKFNYS; this is encoded by the coding sequence ATGAACAAAACAAAATTAACTTTTAACGATTTAAAATTAAACTCAAATATAATACAAGCATTAAAAGATATTGGGTATATTAAACCATCACCTATACAAATTGCATGTATACCAGAATTAATAAAAGGAAGAGATGTATTAGGAATAGCACAAACAGGAAGCGGAAAAACAGCAGCATTTGCATTACCATTTTTAAATAATATAAATAAAAAAAAAAAAAATATACAAATATTAGTATTAACACCAACTAGAGAACTAGCAAAACAAATAACAAACTCATTTATGAAATTTGCAAAATATATAAATAATATAAAAATAATATCTATTTATGGCGGGCAAAAATATGAAACACAATTATATCTATTACGTAATAAACCTCAGATAATTATTGGAACACCTGGAAGATTATTAGATCATTTAAAAAGAAAAACTATAAATTTATCCAAAACAAAAAAAATAATTATAGATGAAGCTGATGAAATGTTAAAAATGGGATTTATAGAAGATGTAGAAAAAATAATATCAAAAATAAAAAAAAGATACCAAATAGCATTATTCTCTGCAACCATGCCAAATAATATTAGAAATATTACATATAAATTTACAAAAAATCCTATAGAAATTAAAATAAAATCTAATATACAAAATATACCTGATATTAATCAAAATTACTGTATTATATACGGTCGTAAAAATGAAGCATTATCAAGATTTTTAGAGATAGAAAAATATGAAGCAGTTTTAATTTTTGTTCGTACAAAAAATTCTACATTAAAAATGACAAGTTTTTTAGAAAAAAAAGGATATACATGTTCTCCATTAAATGGAGATATGAATCAAATTTCCAGAGAAAAAACTTTAGATAAATTTAAACAGGGATCATTAAATATCTTAATTGCCACTGATATCGCAGCAAGAGGTCTAGATGTTAAACGTATAAATTTAGTGATAAATTACGATATTCCATTAGATCCTAAATCATATATACATCGTATAGGAAGAACAGGTAGAGCTGGTAGAAAAGGAAAATCATTACTATTTGTAGAAAACAAAGAAAAACATTTATTAAATAACATAAAAAAAATAATAAAACTACCATTAAAAAAAATAGAATTACCTAAACCAGAATTATTAAGTTTACATAGACAAAACAAATTCATTAATAAAATACAAAAACAATTAAAAAGTAAAAATTTAGAAAAATATCGTATTTTACTAACAAAATTACAAAAGGAAAAAGAAATAGATATAGAAACTTTCGCAACTATATTATTAATACTAGCACAAAAAGAAAAACCATTATTATTATCATCAGACAATATTAAACATAAAAAAATAAATAAAATTTACGATAAATCAAAAAACAATTTAATGTATTTATATAAAATAAATTTAGGAATAAAAGATGGAGTAAAAATAAAAAAAATATTAAATGAACTAAAGAATAAAAATAATATTAAAAATAATGATATTGGAAGAATAAAAATATTTAAATCATATTCAACTATAGAATTATCTAAAAATATAAAAAGAAAAATAAAAAAAAATAAAAATAAAATAAAAATTATGAATAAAATAACTGAAATAAGATTATCAAAAAGAAGATATAAAAAAAACAATAAAAATAATAAATTAAAATTCAATTATTCATAA
- the efp gene encoding elongation factor P, whose protein sequence is MKIKYNANKFYHGLKIIINNEPYSIENQEFFKPGKGQAIVRVKLRKLKDGKLIEKTLKSTDSVRSANILDINAIYLYNDAKIWYFMNKFNFEQIAIKKQILTNKIKWLSPKTKYTITLWNKNAISINIPNFINLTVIETEPCKNENINKNTKIAKLNNGIKIKIPLFVKNGNIIKIDTRNEKYVSRIK, encoded by the coding sequence ATGAAAATAAAATATAATGCAAATAAATTTTACCATGGATTAAAAATTATTATAAACAACGAACCATATTCTATTGAAAATCAAGAATTCTTTAAACCAGGAAAAGGACAAGCAATCGTAAGAGTAAAATTAAGAAAATTAAAAGATGGAAAACTAATAGAAAAAACCCTTAAATCTACTGATTCAGTAAGATCTGCAAATATATTAGATATAAATGCTATTTATTTATATAATGATGCAAAAATATGGTATTTCATGAATAAATTTAATTTTGAACAAATAGCAATAAAAAAACAAATTTTAACAAACAAAATAAAATGGTTATCACCTAAAACTAAATATACAATAACTTTATGGAATAAAAATGCAATATCAATAAATATTCCTAATTTTATAAATTTAACCGTTATTGAAACAGAACCATGTAAAAATGAAAATATAAACAAAAACACAAAAATCGCTAAATTAAATAACGGAATAAAAATAAAAATACCATTATTTGTAAAAAATGGAAATATTATTAAAATCGACACTAGAAATGAAAAATATGTATCTAGAATAAAATAA